In the candidate division WOR-3 bacterium genome, TTTTATTGTAAATATTTTCAGGAGGTTCCGTGATTCGAAAAATATTTATTTTCATCGCCGCCGCGGCGATGATCGTATTAACAGCAGAAGCTGAAGAAACCGGTAATTATTCCTTGCCGGAGGAGATATATGACGTAGAAACGCTCTGCAGAAATTTCTCCGGCCTGGCGGGGGAGGAAGTTTTCGTAAAAGGAACGGTTGATCACGTCTGCAGGCACAGCGGGATGAGAATGAATCTCTGCCAGGACGATTCATTTTCTGTTCATGTGACAGCGTCTGAAGGGATGGATCCTTTTAACCAGGAACTGACAGGAAAAGAGGTAACGGTTTTTGGAGTTGTAAAACAGCTGATAATTGACAGAGAATACCTCAGTGATTGGGAAAAAGGTCTCGAAGAAGACTGCGATTCCGGACCGCACCACGACGAAGTAGAGCAAATAGAACGATACAGGGCATATCTCGACAGCGCAGGCCTAGACAGACTGTCCGAATTCTGGATAGAAGCGAAGGAAATCCGGGAGTAATCGATTGAGGATAAAATTGAGATGCGCCGCGATAATCGTCCGCGGCGCAGAAGTGCTACTCGTAAGAAGTTTGAAAAGCCCTGAAGAAATGTGGATACCTCCGGGCGGAAAATTCAAAGAGGAGGATTTCTCGGTTTTCGAGTGCGCAAAAAGGGAAGCTTATGAGGAATCAGGCGTCGCTGTGTCAATAAAAAAACTTATCGGTTTGAACGAAATTTTCGACGAAGAAAAAAAAACTTTCACAATTGAGCTGTTTTTTTTATCAGAACCCGTCGAAGGAGTGACGAAAAACGGGTACGTCTTTGAAAAAAACAACTCTGAAAAAAGAAGCCCGAAATGGTTTACAGCAAATGAACTGAAGATGATAAAATTCAGCCCTGAAGACCTAATTCTTTCCAGTCTTGACGATATCTGAAAGCGTTTTAAGATCGTCTTCCAGCATTTTCTTCTCTTCCTCCTTGTCCAAATCTCTGGATAAATGGACAGCCTTTTCGAGATTTACTTCAGCTTCTTTGAAATCTTTTAAAACGCTTTGAGCTCTGGCTATTGCTTCGTGAGCGTAAGCGAGATTGAATCCTTTGAATCCGTTTTTTCTGCACACAGACAATGAGTTGTTCGCATGATAAAGGGCTGATTCTCCTTTTCCCAATACGCTGTATACTCTCGAGACTTGCCACTCGCCGAGAAAATCGTTTTCTTCGTCTCCGACCTGGAGCCAGTGAAAAAGAGAAGCGTGAGCGGCGTGGATCATCAATCTGTCCTCTTCTTCGGTTCTATCCTGTTTGTCGAGCATGTCCCAGACGAAGTTGAAAAGTTCCACAGCCGTCTTTCTGTGAAAACCTTCGACCATTTCTTTTTCGATTTTCATTTGTCCTCCTGGTTCGAATGCGAGCAATATCTTACAATGAAAGATTCGAGCTCATCTTTACGTACTTTGTTTTCATATTTAGGTGTTTTATCTAACAAACTACTATATTGCTCCAGCGCTACTCTGGCATGGAGCTTTTCTTTTGTCAAATTGAATAACAAGTAGGATATAAATGCTTTGGATTCGGCGTCTTTGGCTTTCTCCGATTTTCTCGTAAGCTTGGCTAAAGCGGCATCAGGTGATTTGCCGGTTTTGAAATCCAGAGCCAATCCCAGGACATCACAGCTTTCAATGACTGATGTCCTTTTTACTTCTGAAGCCGATTTCAGTGCCTCATCGAGAGATATTCTGGATTTTTCGAAGTCGCCCAGTTCAAAATAAAGATCGGCGAGACTGTAAAGATAAAAACAAAGATTATATTTGGATCCGGACATTTTTGAAAGTTTCACGGCTTTCACATAAAGATCTTTGGCTTTTTTGAATTCCTTGAGTTTTGAGAACACACTCGCCTTGTTGCATAATGCTATTGCGTGGCTTCTTTTGTCTCCTATCTCTCCGGCGAGCTCTGCGCT is a window encoding:
- a CDS encoding NUDIX hydrolase, with the protein product MRIKLRCAAIIVRGAEVLLVRSLKSPEEMWIPPGGKFKEEDFSVFECAKREAYEESGVAVSIKKLIGLNEIFDEEKKTFTIELFFLSEPVEGVTKNGYVFEKNNSEKRSPKWFTANELKMIKFSPEDLILSSLDDI